CCCTCGTGCTCGCCCTGATGGCGGTCACCGCCATGGCCTGCGCGGCACCCGACGCCGGGTCCGACGACACCGCCAGCGCGGCGCCCGAGCGCACGATCGAGGTCACGATGACCGACCTGGCGTTCACCCCGACGAGCATCACGGTGGCCGACGGCGAAACCGTGCGCGTCCGGTTCACCAACGACGGTGCCCTTCCCCATGACGCCTTCGTGGGGGATGCCGAGGCCCAGGACGCCCACGAGGCGGAGATGGCCGAGTCGGCCGGTGGCCATGGTGGCCACGGCGCCGGAGCCGACGACGCGGTCACGGTCGAGCCGGGCGAGACCGGCGAGCTGCTGGTGACCGGGACCGCATCCGGCGATCTGCTGATCGGGTGCCACCAGCCCGGCCACTACGGGGCCGGGATGGTCATGCAGGTCGCCGCGGCCTGACCGTCGGCCCGGGGCCGTCCGAGGGGCGGCGGAGCCCCTCGCTCGGCGGGGCTAGGGTGCTCGCCATGCGAATCGTGTCGCTGAACGCCTGGGGTGGGGCCATGTTCGACGAGTTGGCGGCGTGGCTGCCCACCCTCGACGCCGACGTCGTGTGCCTGCAGGAGGTGACGAGGACCCCGGGGGTGGAGGGGTGGACGCGGTTCGTGGATGCCGACCGTTCGCTGCCGCAGCGGGCCGACCTGTTCGGCGACGTGGCTGGTCTGCTCACCCGTCACCAGGGGGCGTTCCTGGCCTGCGACAGCGGCCCGATCAGCGATGGGGAGGGGGAGGGGCGGCATCGGCAGGACTTCGGGATCGCCACGTTCGTGGGTGAGGCGTTCCCGCTGGTCGGGCAGCAGACCGCGTTCGTCCACGGCACCCACACCGACCACGAGGACTGGCCGAACGACGGCCGGCCCCGCATCGCCCACGCGGTGCGGGTCCTCGACCGGGCGGGCGACCGGTTCGTGGTGGTCGTGCAGGTCCACGGGCTGCGGGATCCGGCGGGAAAGGGCGACACGCCGGCCCGGCTGGTC
The nucleotide sequence above comes from Euzebya pacifica. Encoded proteins:
- a CDS encoding endonuclease/exonuclease/phosphatase family protein encodes the protein MRIVSLNAWGGAMFDELAAWLPTLDADVVCLQEVTRTPGVEGWTRFVDADRSLPQRADLFGDVAGLLTRHQGAFLACDSGPISDGEGEGRHRQDFGIATFVGEAFPLVGQQTAFVHGTHTDHEDWPNDGRPRIAHAVRVLDRAGDRFVVVVQVHGLRDPAGKGDTPARLVQAEQLVELVRRTAQPGDLVVVCGDFNVLPDSATFEVLSEAGLTDLVGTADTRTAAYSKPVRHADYLLVSDPSAVKAFEILAAPEVSDHRPLVLDL
- a CDS encoding cupredoxin domain-containing protein — protein: MITTRRPWPLVLALMAVTAMACAAPDAGSDDTASAAPERTIEVTMTDLAFTPTSITVADGETVRVRFTNDGALPHDAFVGDAEAQDAHEAEMAESAGGHGGHGAGADDAVTVEPGETGELLVTGTASGDLLIGCHQPGHYGAGMVMQVAAA